TGCATGCAGGTCAAGATCCGAAGTGTCCGGATAATATACACTGCACGCCGGCCATGGCAGAAGAAGTATTGAATGAAGTGGAACCAGAGAAACTGGTGCTTGCGCACATGGGTGGTAATGAGCTCTGGAGTGAGGTGGAAGAACGGCTGGTTGGAAGAAATGTTTATTTCGATACAGGTGTGATTCTTGACCGTATGCCGCAAGAACAGTTTCTTCGTATGGTACGCGAACACGGTGCAGACAGGATTGTGTTTGGAACTGATTCTCCGTGGGCAGATCAGAAAAAGTTTGTAGAGATTTTGAAGGAAATGCCTTTGGAAGAGGAAGAACGAAATCAGATTTTTGCTGGGACAGCAGTAAAATTACTGGGATTATAATTACACATTAATTGTGAACGGTTCTGCAGTTTTTGATAAGCGATGAAAATTATTTTTGAATTTTTGGAAAAAGACTTGATTTTTGAAAAATCATATGCTAATATATACAGGTATGCCGCACAATGAGGTTTTAAAGTCTTGCAAAATTATTTTGCAGACACCGTAATTGGCGAGTAATGATAATAGGAGGTGCCATATGTACGCAATTATAGCAACAGGTGGTAAACAGTACAAAGTAGCTGAAGGCGATATCATTAAAGTAGAGAAGCTTGGTGTTGAGGCTGGAGAGACTTATACTTTCGACCAGGTGCTCGCAGTAAGCAACGACGGATTAAAGGTTGGTAATCCGACTGTTGAAGGTGCAACAGTTGAAGCTTCTGTAGTTGAGAACGGTAAAGCAAGAAAAGTTATCGTTTACAAGTATAAGAGAAAAACTGGATACCATAAGAAAAACGGTCACAGACAGCAGTACACTGCAGTTAAGATCGAGAAGATTAATGCATAATTAATTTTTGGAGATTATCCATGATTCATGTAGTCATTTATCAAAATGAGAAGGAAGAATGTACAGGATTTCAGACAGAGGGACATGCTGAATATGCAGATCCAGGACAGGATATTGTGTGTGCAGCAGCATCGGTATTGATTATCAATACGATGAATGCAATTGAACTTTATACAGAAGATGCATTTTCTGTATTTTCTGATGAAGAGACAGGCATGATTTCCTGGCATCTGGAAGGTAATCCTTCTAAAGAAGCCGGACTTCTTCTGAACACGATGATTCTCGGACTCAAAGGAATGGCTGATGACGAGAACTACGAAGAATATATTGATTTAACTTTCGAGGAGGTGTAACAACCATGATGAACTTAAATCTTCAGTTTTTTGCTCATAAAAAAGGAGT
The sequence above is drawn from the Dorea formicigenerans genome and encodes:
- the rplU gene encoding 50S ribosomal protein L21, producing MYAIIATGGKQYKVAEGDIIKVEKLGVEAGETYTFDQVLAVSNDGLKVGNPTVEGATVEASVVENGKARKVIVYKYKRKTGYHKKNGHRQQYTAVKIEKINA
- a CDS encoding ribosomal-processing cysteine protease Prp, producing MIHVVIYQNEKEECTGFQTEGHAEYADPGQDIVCAAASVLIINTMNAIELYTEDAFSVFSDEETGMISWHLEGNPSKEAGLLLNTMILGLKGMADDENYEEYIDLTFEEV